A single window of Methanoculleus oceani DNA harbors:
- a CDS encoding ArsR/SmtB family transcription factor — protein MLTLSFSTLPELARLLSLLGNEQRLAVLGAIAAEEKYAREIAEELGISRPLAAIYLRQLEKLGLAEGNSRASDEPPYLRRCYRAVPFEVVLNLDVITSLQRSKDETG, from the coding sequence ATGTTGACGTTATCTTTCAGCACCCTTCCCGAACTGGCGCGGCTGCTCTCCCTGCTCGGGAACGAGCAGCGGCTTGCTGTACTCGGGGCGATCGCGGCCGAAGAGAAGTATGCCCGCGAGATTGCCGAAGAGCTCGGGATATCGCGGCCGCTGGCTGCCATTTATCTCCGGCAGCTGGAGAAACTCGGTCTCGCGGAGGGGAACAGCCGGGCGTCGGACGAGCCGCCGTACCTCCGGAGGTGCTACCGGGCGGTGCCGTTTGAGGTGGTGCTGAATCTGGATGTCATTACATCGCTACAGAGGTCAAAGGATGAAACAGGATAG
- a CDS encoding DUF5591 domain-containing protein: MQKDRIVQGAGAPRRVVEVVQDRHGNRIEIFDPPFYRKEFEDAYRFIIDEYRVAQKEIGLFLPCAVRKPYSQSPSHQLFRRIIDGVLDPADYHIVVFGTCGTVPAELECMYPYQNYHYMLGKTTDERVRRDFHRIEVYRLKGYLEKTRDTYRHRLAYCIGPFRKAMVEASEETGIAVDLLPSDPMIERLYDIDCPFPEGSLSMQGYIDEFREGLVRLAGMVHGSGAAAVDRDSVRRGPVRA; this comes from the coding sequence ATGCAGAAGGATCGGATAGTGCAGGGTGCGGGCGCCCCCCGGCGGGTCGTCGAGGTCGTGCAGGACAGGCACGGGAACCGGATCGAGATATTCGACCCCCCGTTCTACCGCAAAGAGTTCGAGGACGCCTACCGGTTCATCATCGACGAATATCGGGTGGCGCAAAAGGAGATCGGCCTCTTCCTCCCCTGCGCTGTGCGGAAACCCTACAGTCAGAGCCCGAGCCACCAGCTCTTCAGGCGGATCATCGACGGCGTCCTTGACCCGGCGGACTACCATATCGTCGTGTTCGGCACCTGCGGGACCGTGCCTGCGGAGCTCGAGTGCATGTACCCTTACCAGAACTACCACTACATGCTCGGCAAGACCACGGACGAACGGGTCCGGCGGGACTTCCACCGGATCGAGGTCTACCGGCTGAAGGGCTACCTCGAGAAGACCCGCGACACCTACCGGCACCGGCTCGCCTACTGCATCGGGCCGTTTAGGAAGGCGATGGTGGAGGCGTCGGAGGAGACGGGGATCGCCGTCGACCTCCTCCCCTCCGACCCGATGATCGAGCGGCTCTACGACATCGACTGCCCGTTCCCGGAGGGCAGCCTCTCGATGCAGGGCTACATCGACGAGTTCCGGGAGGGGCTCGTGAGGCTGGCGGGGATGGTCCATGGGAGCGGAGCGGCGGCCGTGGACAGGGATTCGGTGCGGCGGGGGCCGGTGAGGGCGTGA
- a CDS encoding alpha/beta hydrolase — translation MERTADNLRPLFDYDAERPPAIEIAGTDVSVTDLTYQTAPDRGVRAYLVAPAEVDRSKRSAAILFLHPGLGSRATFLAEAVALAGMGAASLLVDAPWAADTAAAWGQAVTDPGEAVREHNRTVIDLRRGIDLLVAQPGVEPDRIGFVGHSVGALFGAVLAGVDRRLAAAVLMTGTGRFVDVAAVNLPDLQGEKFEHYRRTLAELDPAVWVGRAAPTPLFFQAALRDEFFTEEQAREFFERANDPKSMKWYDAGHYLDEAARRDRVAWLAGMLSLERSR, via the coding sequence ATGGAACGAACCGCCGATAATTTGCGCCCGCTCTTTGATTACGATGCAGAGAGACCGCCCGCGATCGAGATTGCCGGCACCGACGTCTCGGTCACCGACCTGACCTACCAGACTGCCCCGGATCGGGGGGTTCGGGCCTACCTGGTGGCCCCGGCAGAAGTTGACCGGTCGAAACGCTCCGCTGCCATTCTCTTCCTCCACCCGGGACTGGGTTCCCGCGCCACGTTCCTCGCCGAGGCCGTGGCCCTTGCCGGGATGGGTGCGGCCTCCCTGCTCGTCGACGCTCCCTGGGCCGCCGATACGGCAGCAGCCTGGGGCCAGGCAGTCACGGATCCCGGGGAGGCCGTGCGGGAGCATAACCGGACGGTGATCGACCTTCGCCGCGGGATAGATCTCCTCGTAGCGCAGCCGGGCGTCGAACCGGACCGGATCGGGTTCGTGGGCCACAGTGTCGGGGCGCTTTTCGGGGCGGTGCTCGCCGGCGTCGATCGGCGCCTTGCGGCCGCCGTCCTGATGACGGGCACCGGAAGGTTCGTCGACGTCGCCGCCGTGAACCTGCCCGACCTGCAGGGCGAGAAATTCGAGCATTACCGCCGGACGCTCGCGGAACTCGACCCTGCCGTCTGGGTCGGCCGTGCCGCACCCACCCCGCTCTTCTTCCAGGCCGCTCTTCGCGACGAGTTCTTCACGGAGGAGCAGGCCCGGGAGTTCTTCGAGCGGGCGAATGATCCTAAGTCAATGAAGTGGTACGACGCGGGCCATTACCTCGACGAAGCGGCCCGCCGCGACCGTGTCGCGTGGCTTGCCGGGATGCTCTCGCTGGAGCGTTCCCGGTAG
- a CDS encoding GNAT family N-acetyltransferase encodes MKITEKHTGFRFLPYGIFKGNELICIFPLFQKQMHGVNVLLSPPPLQSVIPYLGFVMGRRYDTAKQNRKESMLKVVGEHLEDELAALAPNYLAITQVPGFIDVRQFLREGYDARIHFSYVIDLEPPLPEIWNGFSSSLRTKLRKVEKNGYRFEKSNDLSVFYSTVAERFSDPEMNIPMISRAYFEDLFRAYPDELGLYYLYDALGTVTGVQATQEYKTFTLWMGAPKMTAMPGNEFLQWLLLRRAKEEGYRKMENVGANNENLNLFKSKFNPSLTLFLELSRQDLFGRVARWAYSTIASKGPVKRKVLSYIE; translated from the coding sequence ATGAAGATTACAGAGAAGCATACCGGCTTTCGGTTCCTCCCTTACGGGATCTTCAAGGGCAACGAGTTGATCTGCATCTTCCCACTCTTCCAGAAGCAGATGCACGGTGTCAACGTCCTCCTCTCCCCGCCTCCCCTCCAGTCGGTGATACCGTATCTCGGGTTCGTCATGGGCCGTCGCTACGATACCGCCAAACAGAACAGGAAGGAGTCGATGCTCAAGGTCGTCGGGGAACACCTCGAGGATGAACTCGCGGCCCTGGCCCCGAACTACCTCGCCATAACCCAGGTCCCGGGGTTTATCGATGTCCGGCAGTTCCTCCGGGAGGGCTACGATGCCCGGATCCACTTCTCGTACGTCATCGATCTCGAGCCGCCGCTCCCGGAGATCTGGAACGGCTTCTCATCCAGCCTCCGCACCAAACTGCGAAAGGTCGAGAAGAACGGCTACCGCTTCGAGAAGAGCAACGATCTATCGGTCTTCTACTCCACGGTCGCGGAGCGGTTCAGCGACCCGGAGATGAACATACCGATGATCAGTCGGGCCTATTTCGAGGACCTCTTTCGTGCGTATCCCGACGAACTCGGGCTTTACTACCTCTACGACGCTCTCGGCACCGTTACGGGCGTGCAGGCCACTCAGGAGTACAAGACCTTCACCCTGTGGATGGGGGCGCCGAAGATGACTGCAATGCCCGGCAATGAGTTCCTGCAGTGGCTCCTCCTCCGGCGGGCGAAGGAGGAGGGGTACCGGAAGATGGAGAATGTCGGGGCGAACAACGAGAACTTAAACCTCTTCAAGTCCAAGTTCAACCCCTCACTCACCCTGTTTCTGGAACTGAGCCGGCAGGATCTCTTCGGCAGGGTTGCACGGTGGGCCTACAGTACCATCGCGAGCAAGGGTCCGGTGAAGCGCAAGGTCCTCTCATACATCGAGTGA
- a CDS encoding TfuA-related McrA-glycine thioamidation protein gives MTHEVVVFLGPSCDHATARKILDADYRPPAKRGDITRAADAGARIIGLIDGVFFQDCAVAHREILAALRAGVRVVGASSMGALRAAELDSLGMEGVGEIYRAYREGRLVADDEVALLFDPETFIPLSEPLVNIRATIQRALECNVIGADAARALLDAARALYFPERTYDAVVEAAEGKAEPEDLARFLAFAGEHAVDRKRGDALLALERIRDLARGLP, from the coding sequence GTGACGCACGAAGTCGTCGTCTTCCTCGGTCCCAGCTGTGACCACGCGACCGCCCGGAAGATCCTCGACGCCGATTACCGTCCTCCGGCAAAACGGGGCGACATAACCCGGGCAGCAGACGCCGGGGCCCGGATCATCGGGCTGATCGACGGCGTCTTCTTCCAGGACTGCGCCGTCGCCCACCGGGAGATCCTCGCCGCGCTCCGGGCCGGGGTGCGGGTTGTCGGCGCCTCCAGCATGGGAGCGCTCCGTGCCGCGGAGCTCGACAGCCTCGGGATGGAGGGCGTCGGGGAGATCTACCGGGCCTACCGGGAGGGAAGGCTCGTCGCCGACGACGAGGTGGCGCTCCTCTTCGACCCCGAGACGTTCATCCCGCTCTCGGAACCGCTCGTGAACATCCGGGCGACCATTCAGCGGGCACTTGAGTGCAACGTGATCGGCGCCGACGCCGCCCGGGCACTTCTCGACGCCGCCCGGGCGCTCTATTTTCCCGAACGGACCTACGATGCGGTCGTCGAGGCGGCGGAAGGGAAGGCGGAACCGGAAGACCTTGCCCGCTTCCTGGCGTTTGCCGGGGAGCATGCCGTCGACCGGAAACGCGGCGACGCACTGCTCGCGCTCGAACGCATCAGGGACCTGGCCCGGGGCCTGCCGTGA
- a CDS encoding YcaO-related McrA-glycine thioamidation protein, producing MIRLRSCRKAYSKETQRTVPPEETLLLARARLPAAGITRVADITNLDRIGIPVFSSIRPTAEAGAISVYNGKGATPVEAEVSAMMEGIERYSGEMDGRETVIGRYSEVSAEKAALDPADLILPTMVPADIAVPWVGGYDIVQEEEVLVPVHAVFHPLPLTCGRLFRTNTNGLASGNTIEEATFHALMEVVERDAWSLVEVTRNTGPRIEGVADGLAADLLAKFAAAGVEVTLKDITSDIGIPTVAAVADDVVLRDPALLTIGMGSHTSAGIAVLRALTEVAQSRLTQIHGAREDTDTADVRKKIGYDRTKRLNRHWFADSETVEFAAMPSFDSDDFLTDINHVTDRLNTAGLSRAIVVDLTRPEIGIPVVRVIVPGLEMYAMDQDRMGRRCRDARSRRLPRSQL from the coding sequence ATGATCCGGCTGCGGTCGTGCCGGAAGGCTTACTCGAAGGAGACCCAGCGTACGGTCCCGCCCGAAGAGACGCTTCTTCTGGCCCGGGCGAGGCTTCCGGCGGCAGGGATCACCCGGGTCGCCGATATCACGAACCTCGACCGGATCGGGATCCCGGTCTTCTCGAGTATCCGGCCGACCGCTGAAGCGGGAGCGATATCGGTCTACAACGGGAAAGGCGCCACCCCCGTCGAGGCGGAGGTCTCGGCGATGATGGAGGGGATCGAGCGCTACTCGGGAGAGATGGACGGCAGGGAGACCGTGATCGGGAGGTACAGCGAGGTCTCGGCCGAGAAGGCCGCGCTCGACCCGGCGGACCTGATCCTCCCGACCATGGTCCCGGCCGATATAGCGGTCCCCTGGGTCGGGGGATACGACATCGTGCAGGAGGAGGAGGTGCTCGTCCCGGTCCACGCGGTCTTCCACCCCCTCCCCCTGACCTGCGGCCGCCTTTTCAGGACCAACACCAACGGGCTTGCTTCAGGGAACACCATCGAGGAGGCGACCTTCCATGCCCTGATGGAGGTGGTCGAGCGCGATGCCTGGTCGCTCGTGGAGGTGACCCGGAACACCGGCCCCCGGATCGAGGGGGTCGCCGACGGGCTTGCGGCCGATCTGCTCGCGAAGTTCGCGGCCGCCGGCGTTGAGGTCACCCTCAAGGATATCACGAGCGATATCGGGATACCCACGGTGGCCGCGGTGGCCGACGACGTGGTGCTCAGGGACCCCGCGCTCCTCACGATCGGGATGGGGTCGCACACGAGTGCCGGGATCGCGGTCCTCCGGGCGCTCACGGAGGTCGCGCAGAGCAGACTGACCCAGATCCACGGCGCCCGGGAGGATACCGATACGGCGGACGTCAGGAAGAAGATCGGTTACGACCGGACGAAACGGCTGAACAGGCACTGGTTCGCTGATTCCGAAACGGTCGAGTTCGCGGCCATGCCGTCGTTTGACAGCGACGACTTCCTCACCGACATCAACCACGTCACCGACCGCCTCAACACAGCCGGGCTCTCCCGGGCCATCGTGGTCGACCTCACCCGGCCGGAGATCGGCATCCCGGTCGTCCGGGTGATCGTGCCGGGGCTGGAGATGTACGCGATGGACCAGGACCGGATGGGGAGGAGGTGCCGTGACGCACGAAGTCGTCGTCTTCCTCGGTCCCAGCTGTGA
- a CDS encoding HesA/MoeB/ThiF family protein → MLTDRELERYRRQVALFGEEAQERLASARVVIVGAGGLGCPVALYLAAAGIGEVRLVDGDVVDRTNLNRQVLHGDDDVGRAKVESAAGKLRAQNPDITVVATRATLDEANAAALAAGADLIVDATDNFPVRYILNRVALGARVPLVHGAVRGFDGQATTIIPGKTACLECIFPVAPPREDVIPVVGTTPGIIGLVQANETIKYITGTGDLLTNRLLVWDGWAATMATLPVDRQEDCSACGIDRCSRR, encoded by the coding sequence ATGCTCACGGATCGGGAACTGGAACGCTATCGGCGGCAGGTCGCACTCTTTGGAGAGGAGGCGCAGGAACGGCTCGCGAGCGCCCGGGTCGTCATCGTCGGGGCCGGCGGGCTCGGGTGCCCGGTCGCTCTCTACCTTGCCGCTGCCGGTATCGGTGAGGTCCGGCTGGTCGACGGCGACGTCGTGGACCGGACCAACCTGAACCGGCAGGTGCTCCATGGAGACGATGACGTCGGGCGGGCAAAGGTCGAGTCGGCGGCCGGGAAACTCCGGGCGCAGAACCCGGATATCACGGTCGTCGCGACCCGTGCAACCCTCGACGAAGCGAACGCCGCCGCACTCGCGGCCGGGGCCGACCTCATCGTCGACGCAACCGATAATTTCCCCGTACGCTACATCCTCAACCGGGTAGCGCTCGGCGCCCGCGTGCCGCTCGTCCACGGGGCGGTCAGGGGATTCGACGGGCAGGCGACGACGATCATCCCCGGGAAGACGGCCTGCCTGGAATGCATATTTCCGGTAGCCCCTCCCCGGGAGGACGTCATTCCTGTGGTCGGCACCACGCCCGGGATCATCGGGCTTGTCCAGGCGAACGAGACGATCAAGTACATCACCGGCACCGGCGACCTTCTGACGAACCGGCTCCTCGTCTGGGACGGATGGGCCGCCACGATGGCGACTCTGCCGGTCGACCGGCAGGAAGACTGCAGCGCGTGCGGGATCGATCGGTGCTCGAGGAGATGA
- a CDS encoding molybdenum cofactor biosynthesis protein MoaE translates to MISVTRDDFDVNAVIDRVRRADMGALVTFLGVVRDDRIEVMELEAYEEVAKKELASIRDEAFAEFPIGAVEIIHRIGRLRVGENILLIVVGASHRKEAFDACEFILERIKESVPIWKKEIGEDGERWVPGESHGGDA, encoded by the coding sequence ATGATCAGCGTAACAAGAGACGATTTTGACGTGAATGCCGTGATCGATCGGGTGAGGAGGGCCGATATGGGCGCCCTGGTCACCTTCCTCGGCGTCGTCAGGGACGACAGGATCGAGGTTATGGAACTTGAAGCCTACGAGGAGGTCGCGAAGAAGGAGCTCGCGTCGATACGGGATGAGGCGTTTGCAGAGTTCCCGATCGGGGCGGTCGAGATCATCCACCGGATCGGACGGCTCCGGGTCGGGGAGAACATCCTCCTCATCGTCGTCGGCGCCAGCCACCGGAAAGAGGCTTTCGACGCCTGCGAGTTCATTCTCGAGCGGATCAAGGAGAGCGTCCCGATCTGGAAGAAGGAGATCGGGGAGGACGGCGAGCGCTGGGTTCCGGGCGAGTCCCACGGGGGCGACGCATGA
- a CDS encoding ubiquitin-like small modifier protein 1, with protein sequence MRREMQVRVRAFARLREAIGGDLTLEVPEGATMSRLLVAVGGTSEQAGEALFEESGELRGYVILMHNGRRVRRAEAGTLTLADGDEVALFPPVAGG encoded by the coding sequence ATGAGAAGAGAGATGCAGGTTCGGGTCAGGGCATTTGCCCGGTTGCGGGAGGCCATCGGGGGTGACCTCACGCTGGAGGTCCCCGAGGGAGCGACGATGAGCCGGCTGCTTGTGGCGGTCGGGGGGACCTCGGAGCAGGCGGGGGAGGCGCTCTTTGAGGAGAGCGGAGAACTCCGGGGGTACGTAATACTGATGCACAACGGCAGGCGCGTGCGGCGAGCGGAGGCCGGGACGCTCACCCTCGCCGACGGGGACGAGGTCGCACTCTTCCCGCCGGTGGCGGGCGGGTGA
- a CDS encoding PIN domain-containing protein gives MTAVCVDTNLFLELYESYEDPGEIFADIGALREHLVFPDIILDEFLRNRSRILDRIADEVRRRETDEVRLPSIIRENPNVAALQRAGEEYNRAVGALYDDIESMIAEPAADPVARAFADLSGNSAVRVLYRTDELVTRAHRRKLLGNPPKSTGTDTIGDELIWETLLSNLEEDLIFVTRDRTYRYHIAYLAREYRERTGGTLAITDRISDALAVVGRPSSQALARFEGRE, from the coding sequence ATGACAGCTGTATGTGTTGATACGAACCTCTTTCTCGAACTCTACGAGTCTTACGAAGATCCGGGAGAGATCTTTGCAGATATCGGGGCGCTCCGGGAGCATCTCGTCTTCCCCGATATCATCCTCGATGAGTTCCTCCGCAACCGGTCCCGGATCCTCGACCGGATTGCCGACGAGGTGCGGAGGCGGGAGACCGACGAGGTCCGCCTGCCGTCCATCATCCGGGAGAACCCGAACGTTGCCGCGCTTCAGCGCGCCGGGGAGGAGTACAACCGGGCGGTCGGTGCACTCTACGACGATATCGAGAGCATGATCGCAGAGCCCGCCGCCGACCCGGTCGCCCGGGCCTTCGCCGATCTGTCCGGCAACTCCGCCGTGCGGGTCCTGTACCGGACCGACGAACTCGTCACGCGGGCTCATCGCCGAAAACTTCTCGGCAATCCCCCGAAGAGCACGGGCACGGATACCATCGGCGACGAGCTCATCTGGGAGACGCTGCTTTCGAACCTTGAGGAGGACCTGATCTTTGTCACCCGGGACCGGACGTACCGCTACCACATCGCCTATCTCGCCCGGGAGTACCGGGAGAGGACCGGCGGCACTCTCGCGATCACCGACCGCATATCCGATGCCCTGGCAGTCGTCGGAAGACCGTCCTCGCAGGCGCTGGCCCGGTTCGAAGGCAGGGAGTAG
- the rbcL gene encoding type III ribulose-bisphosphate carboxylase, whose protein sequence is MAIDWYEEFVDLNHTPGPDELVALYYFEPAEGISREEAVGRVASESSTGTWTTLFTLPPRMRDLQAKAFEIEGNYVKIAYPLALWEEGNAAQLLSGIAGNVFGMKALDRLRLIDASLPAEYLRHFKGPHFGMEGIRDMMKIRGRPLTGAVPKPKVGFTAQEHAEAGYETWMGGFDFVKDDENLTSQSFNRFDDRVRAMTKMRDKAEQETGDVKSAFINITADTETMEKRAKMLADYGWNYAMIDVVVAGTAAVATLRDYCSDLGLAIHAHRAMHAAFDRDERHGITMQFLAKMMRLIGVAQIHTGTAVGKLVGTRAEAMLLADMLREKHTNAVDHMALDQDWGNIRSAFPVSSGGLHPGLVPDVLDIYGTELVLLVSGGIHGHPKGTRAGAEATMQAIEAWKEGETLEEKAKKAPELKGALEKWGHYKPK, encoded by the coding sequence ATGGCGATTGACTGGTACGAAGAGTTTGTTGATTTAAACCATACTCCCGGCCCGGACGAACTCGTAGCCCTCTACTACTTCGAGCCTGCGGAGGGGATCAGCAGGGAGGAGGCTGTCGGGAGAGTCGCGTCCGAGAGTTCGACCGGAACCTGGACGACACTCTTTACCCTGCCGCCCCGGATGCGCGACCTCCAGGCGAAGGCGTTCGAGATCGAGGGGAACTACGTAAAGATCGCATACCCGCTCGCCCTCTGGGAGGAGGGGAACGCGGCCCAGCTCCTGAGCGGGATCGCCGGGAACGTCTTCGGGATGAAGGCGCTCGACCGCCTCCGGCTGATCGACGCTTCGCTCCCGGCGGAGTATCTCCGCCACTTCAAGGGGCCGCACTTCGGCATGGAAGGGATCCGGGATATGATGAAGATCCGGGGGCGGCCGCTTACGGGCGCGGTCCCGAAGCCGAAGGTGGGGTTCACCGCACAGGAACACGCCGAGGCCGGCTACGAGACCTGGATGGGCGGGTTCGACTTCGTCAAAGACGACGAGAACCTGACGTCCCAGTCGTTCAACCGGTTCGACGACCGCGTCCGGGCGATGACGAAGATGCGCGATAAGGCCGAGCAGGAGACCGGCGACGTGAAGTCTGCGTTCATCAATATCACGGCCGATACGGAGACGATGGAGAAGCGGGCGAAGATGCTCGCGGACTACGGCTGGAACTACGCCATGATCGACGTCGTGGTGGCCGGGACGGCCGCCGTCGCGACCCTCCGGGACTACTGCTCCGACCTCGGGCTCGCGATCCACGCCCACCGGGCGATGCACGCGGCCTTCGACCGGGACGAGAGGCACGGGATCACGATGCAGTTCCTGGCAAAGATGATGCGGCTCATCGGTGTTGCGCAGATCCACACCGGGACCGCCGTGGGCAAACTGGTCGGCACCCGGGCGGAGGCCATGCTGCTTGCGGACATGCTCCGGGAGAAGCATACGAACGCCGTCGACCACATGGCCCTCGACCAGGACTGGGGCAATATCAGGAGCGCCTTCCCCGTCTCGTCGGGCGGGCTCCACCCCGGGCTCGTCCCGGACGTGCTCGATATCTACGGCACCGAACTCGTCCTCCTCGTGAGCGGCGGCATCCACGGCCACCCGAAGGGCACGCGAGCGGGCGCGGAGGCCACCATGCAGGCGATCGAGGCCTGGAAGGAGGGCGAAACCCTTGAGGAGAAGGCGAAGAAGGCCCCTGAACTGAAGGGAGCGCTCGAGAAGTGGGGACATTATAAGCCGAAGTGA